Proteins from one Faecalibacterium sp. I3-3-33 genomic window:
- a CDS encoding AAA family ATPase, with protein sequence MNDLFIQGLTIDWNRVRPYNYVRQIPAISGIDTFTFHKPITFFVGENGSGKSTLLEAIAVAYGFNAEGGTKNYSFSTYNSHSELCEAMTISKGYRRPKFGYFLRAESFYNVATKEIDYSDDDHPSKGYHQKSHGESFLAIVQDYMGADGVYIFDEPEAALSPQRQLTLLINIYRCAQEGAQFIIVSHSPILLGMPDAEIFSFDNGTIHPCQYEDTDSYVITKTFVNNRQHFLNQLLNEET encoded by the coding sequence ATGAATGATCTGTTTATCCAAGGGCTGACCATCGACTGGAACAGAGTTCGCCCATACAATTATGTTCGTCAGATTCCTGCCATCAGCGGAATCGACACTTTTACATTCCATAAGCCCATTACGTTCTTTGTTGGCGAAAATGGAAGCGGAAAATCTACGCTTCTGGAAGCAATCGCTGTTGCTTACGGCTTCAACGCAGAGGGTGGAACGAAGAACTATTCATTTTCCACATACAACTCCCATTCGGAACTATGTGAGGCTATGACGATTTCCAAGGGGTATCGCAGACCAAAGTTCGGGTATTTTCTCCGAGCAGAGAGTTTCTATAATGTAGCCACCAAGGAAATCGACTATTCCGATGACGATCATCCCTCCAAAGGCTATCACCAAAAATCACACGGTGAAAGTTTCCTCGCCATTGTGCAGGACTACATGGGTGCAGATGGAGTCTATATTTTTGACGAGCCGGAAGCCGCTTTATCCCCGCAGCGGCAGCTCACGTTACTGATCAACATTTATCGGTGTGCCCAAGAAGGGGCGCAATTCATTATCGTATCACATTCACCCATTCTCCTCGGAATGCCTGATGCTGAGATTTTTAGCTTCGACAATGGCACGATTCATCCTTGTCAGTATGAAGATACGGACAGCTACGTTATCACCAAAACATTTGTAAATAATCGGCAGCATTTTTTGAACCAGCTTCTGAATGAAGAAACATAA
- a CDS encoding AAA family ATPase → MTYTQAQIDRANAANLEDFLRAQGETLVRSGKEYRWKAHDSLTVCGNKWFRHSQSKGGYPVDFVMEFYGKSFPEAVQMLTGELGGVQPEVDPTPSPAFRLPLRNVTNANILNYLTQERKLSPSLVNFFVSTGDIYEDAAHHNVVFVGRDADEHPRYASSRGIYEKFRQDAAGAEKAFGFAHRGTDKQLLVFEAPIDLLSFIELFPKNWQQHSYLALGGVSAKALQQFLSERPDVERVFLCLDADKAGEDACKRLTALLPDTVSVTRIQPCMKDWNDVLVHRAEILNRDYFKSTVLKEPPKKDSVKIIRMSDVELTPVDWLWKPYLPFGKLSVLQGNPGEGKTYFAMHLAAACTNGKLLPNMERMEPFNVIYQTAEDGLGDTVKPRLIEAGADLDRVLVIDDSEVQLTLSDERIEKAIIENNARLVIIDPIQAYLGADVDMNRANEVRPIFMRLGQVAQRTGCAILLIGHLNKAAGMQSLQRGLGSIDIAAAVRSVLFIGKLKHDPTMRILTHEKSSLAPPGVSLAFSLGDEGGFRWVGEYDITADEMLSGIEPQRETKTQQAKDLICTLLAGGKQVFSEDIDKAALERGIPGRTVRDAKRELGDALKSKIVEGRKKVFWME, encoded by the coding sequence ATGACCTACACGCAAGCCCAAATTGACCGTGCAAACGCCGCCAATCTGGAAGATTTTCTCCGTGCGCAGGGCGAAACGCTGGTGCGCAGCGGAAAAGAATATCGCTGGAAAGCTCACGACAGTCTGACCGTGTGCGGAAACAAATGGTTCCGGCACAGCCAGAGCAAGGGCGGCTATCCGGTCGATTTTGTGATGGAGTTTTACGGCAAGTCCTTCCCTGAAGCGGTGCAGATGCTGACCGGAGAGCTGGGTGGAGTCCAGCCGGAGGTTGACCCCACCCCCTCTCCGGCATTTCGCTTGCCGCTGCGGAACGTCACCAATGCCAACATCCTGAACTATCTGACACAGGAACGTAAACTCAGCCCGTCACTGGTGAACTTCTTTGTTTCTACCGGTGACATCTATGAGGATGCCGCCCACCACAATGTGGTCTTTGTGGGACGGGATGCAGACGAACACCCACGCTATGCAAGCAGCCGTGGCATTTATGAGAAGTTCCGGCAGGATGCAGCCGGCGCAGAAAAGGCATTTGGCTTTGCCCATCGTGGCACCGACAAGCAGTTGCTGGTCTTTGAAGCCCCCATCGACCTGCTGTCCTTCATTGAGCTGTTTCCGAAAAACTGGCAGCAGCACAGTTATCTGGCACTGGGCGGCGTGTCTGCAAAGGCATTGCAGCAGTTTCTTTCTGAACGTCCGGACGTGGAGCGTGTGTTCCTCTGTCTGGATGCCGACAAAGCCGGAGAGGATGCCTGCAAGCGGCTGACGGCTCTGCTGCCGGACACCGTGAGCGTGACCCGCATCCAGCCCTGCATGAAGGATTGGAACGATGTTTTGGTGCATCGGGCAGAAATCCTGAACCGGGATTATTTCAAAAGCACCGTTCTGAAAGAGCCGCCGAAAAAGGATTCTGTCAAGATCATTCGCATGAGCGACGTGGAGCTGACCCCGGTGGACTGGCTCTGGAAACCGTATCTTCCCTTTGGAAAGCTAAGTGTGCTGCAAGGAAATCCCGGTGAGGGAAAAACCTATTTTGCCATGCACCTTGCCGCCGCCTGCACCAACGGAAAACTGCTGCCCAACATGGAGCGTATGGAACCCTTCAACGTGATCTACCAGACAGCAGAGGACGGTCTGGGCGATACGGTCAAGCCCCGCCTGATCGAAGCGGGTGCAGACCTTGACCGGGTGCTGGTCATTGACGACAGTGAGGTGCAGCTTACTCTTTCGGATGAACGAATTGAAAAAGCCATTATCGAGAACAACGCCCGACTGGTCATCATCGACCCGATCCAGGCGTATCTCGGTGCCGACGTGGACATGAACCGGGCAAACGAAGTGCGCCCTATCTTCATGCGGCTGGGACAGGTAGCGCAGCGAACAGGCTGCGCTATTTTGCTGATTGGACACCTGAACAAAGCCGCCGGAATGCAGAGCCTGCAGAGGGGTCTCGGCTCCATCGACATCGCCGCCGCCGTGCGCAGCGTCCTGTTCATCGGCAAACTTAAGCACGACCCGACCATGCGCATCCTCACCCACGAGAAAAGCTCCCTTGCCCCGCCGGGCGTGTCGCTGGCGTTCTCTCTTGGGGACGAGGGTGGCTTCCGCTGGGTCGGCGAGTACGACATTACCGCAGACGAAATGCTGTCCGGCATCGAGCCGCAGCGGGAAACCAAAACGCAGCAGGCTAAAGACCTGATTTGCACCCTGCTTGCCGGAGGAAAGCAGGTGTTCAGCGAGGACATCGACAAGGCGGCGCTGGAAAGGGGCATCCCCGGCCGAACTGTCCGGGATGCCAAGCGGGAACTGGGCGATGCCCTGAAAAGCAAGATCGTGGAAGGCCGCAAAAAGGTCTTTTGGATGGAATGA
- a CDS encoding DUF2500 domain-containing protein, with the protein MFYAGFDMLFSILFPILFLVVLGMILYTIIGNISTWNKNNHSPRLTVPATVVAKRTEVSRHHTDDTMAHTFTTYYVTFQVESGDRMELTVSGSDYGMLVEGDIGKLSFQGTRYLGFERN; encoded by the coding sequence ATGTTTTACGCTGGATTTGATATGCTGTTCAGCATTCTGTTTCCCATCCTGTTCCTTGTGGTTTTGGGTATGATCCTATACACCATCATCGGAAATATCAGCACATGGAATAAAAACAACCATTCGCCGCGGCTGACTGTTCCGGCAACGGTTGTGGCAAAGCGAACGGAAGTTTCTCGCCACCATACAGACGATACGATGGCGCATACGTTCACGACCTATTATGTGACCTTTCAGGTAGAGAGCGGCGACCGCATGGAGCTTACCGTAAGTGGTTCGGACTACGGAATGCTTGTGGAGGGCGACATTGGAAAGCTGAGTTTTCAGGGCACCCGCTATCTTGGGTTTGAGCGGAACTAA
- a CDS encoding TnpV protein, with the protein MNMSSNLNYTQTGDYLLPNLTLNQPRKPLGKYGRLCRTYLMNHRPVLYNTMLLNGSLYPHLMEVEQTAESRMQQMMAELLKQNPAPDKAQNQLMWVQHMNSLKAQAEELVMTELIYS; encoded by the coding sequence ATGAATATGAGCAGCAATCTGAACTACACGCAGACCGGGGATTACCTTCTCCCGAACCTGACCCTGAACCAGCCCCGGAAGCCGCTGGGCAAGTACGGCAGGCTGTGCCGGACGTATCTGATGAACCATCGCCCGGTACTGTACAACACGATGCTCCTGAACGGGAGCCTGTACCCGCACCTGATGGAGGTGGAGCAGACGGCAGAGAGCCGGATGCAGCAGATGATGGCCGAACTGCTGAAGCAGAACCCGGCCCCGGACAAAGCGCAGAACCAACTGATGTGGGTGCAGCACATGAACAGTCTGAAAGCGCAGGCAGAGGAACTGGTGATGACGGAGCTGATCTACAGCTAA
- a CDS encoding transposon-transfer assisting family protein has product MNFNHEELMLMILYNTGTRLGLVHELRLMQCYLMPDETALRELSEGVIEKLKLLTDAEFAELEFPPD; this is encoded by the coding sequence ATGAACTTTAACCATGAGGAACTGATGCTGATGATACTCTACAACACCGGCACCCGGCTGGGGCTTGTCCACGAACTGCGGCTCATGCAGTGCTACCTGATGCCCGATGAAACCGCCCTGCGGGAACTGTCGGAGGGTGTTATCGAAAAGCTGAAACTGCTGACTGATGCGGAGTTTGCCGAACTGGAATTTCCACCGGACTGA
- a CDS encoding transposon-encoded TnpW family protein has protein sequence MENVKVPENKNLTPDGSFKTKDGRTTYLVSVFFNHDSTETAESKVKRLIITDLKKKCG, from the coding sequence ATGGAGAATGTGAAAGTGCCCGAAAACAAGAACCTCACCCCTGACGGGTCTTTTAAGACGAAGGATGGCCGTACCACCTATCTGGTGAGCGTGTTTTTTAATCACGACAGCACAGAAACCGCTGAAAGCAAGGTGAAGCGGCTTATCATTACCGACCTGAAAAAGAAATGTGGTTAA
- a CDS encoding LPD16 domain-containing protein, producing the protein MEQIKEAVYLINDERYLHLRENGAGVGFATYNKVTGEPLESGQISEKNLPPDGRNAIPAARNWYLFELSDDDRKVIQQESVKILENIPQAGIGRRRIWEPETLPKDIRLINSHYDDLYRIPDGGVVQVDYPDGRSFTARLEHLDDYHFDMGGLGNVFHICQFSEVMERNHADFYPEIQTQDEQAAWELGGKGYLAVQSCEDGWDYTLYHSDYSVMDGGQLDAPELTIQEAREQILEAHHMEKGRRLLQDYDAVMDKVAEAEELSADHRPSTLEKLAELASDTSAPKSSARSAPEL; encoded by the coding sequence ATGGAGCAGATAAAAGAAGCGGTCTACCTTATCAACGATGAACGCTATCTCCATCTCCGGGAAAACGGTGCAGGAGTCGGCTTTGCCACCTACAACAAGGTGACCGGCGAGCCACTGGAAAGCGGGCAGATCTCCGAAAAGAATCTGCCACCGGATGGACGGAATGCCATCCCTGCCGCCCGGAACTGGTATCTGTTTGAACTTTCGGACGATGACCGCAAGGTCATCCAACAGGAAAGCGTAAAGATCCTCGAAAACATCCCGCAGGCGGGCATCGGCAGACGGCGCATCTGGGAGCCGGAAACGCTGCCGAAGGATATTCGTCTCATCAACAGCCACTATGACGACCTCTACCGCATTCCCGATGGCGGAGTTGTACAGGTGGATTACCCGGATGGGCGCAGCTTTACGGCACGGCTGGAACATCTGGATGATTACCACTTTGACATGGGCGGTCTGGGCAATGTGTTCCACATCTGCCAGTTTTCCGAGGTCATGGAGCGGAACCATGCCGACTTCTACCCGGAGATCCAGACACAGGACGAGCAGGCTGCATGGGAACTGGGCGGCAAGGGCTATCTTGCAGTCCAGTCCTGTGAGGATGGCTGGGACTACACCCTCTACCACAGCGATTATTCTGTGATGGACGGCGGGCAGTTGGATGCCCCGGAACTGACCATTCAGGAAGCCCGTGAGCAGATTCTGGAAGCACACCACATGGAAAAGGGGCGGCGGCTGTTGCAGGACTACGATGCCGTCATGGATAAAGTTGCGGAAGCCGAGGAACTGAGTGCAGACCATCGCCCTTCCACACTGGAAAAGCTGGCAGAACTGGCAAGTGATACGTCTGCGCCAAAATCCTCTGCACGTTCTGCACCGGAACTGTGA
- a CDS encoding SDR family NAD(P)-dependent oxidoreductase, with the protein MAGLKGKTGIVTGGSSGIGFQIANVLAQAGATVYVISRTGKPKEGVGESAPGVVHLRGDIGNAEAMKTLVAELAAKHNGCLDFLVNNAGVSYKCRAEDFPMEQFDNIMNVNVKYLFQMSVICYPYLKKSVDKGRIINITSMSAHLGFSEVVPYCASKGAVLAMTRALAVEWAQDNITVNSIAPGWFRSKMNEQVVDAAREQKILNRMPLHAYGDTRDLGKMAEFLVGDGAAYITGQDFAVDGGALAFGY; encoded by the coding sequence ATGGCAGGTTTGAAGGGAAAGACCGGTATCGTGACCGGCGGCAGCAGCGGGATCGGTTTCCAGATCGCAAATGTGCTGGCTCAGGCCGGCGCGACAGTTTATGTCATCAGCCGCACCGGAAAGCCCAAAGAGGGTGTAGGCGAAAGTGCACCGGGCGTTGTCCATCTGCGGGGTGACATCGGCAATGCAGAAGCTATGAAAACACTGGTGGCGGAGCTGGCCGCAAAGCATAACGGCTGTCTGGATTTTCTGGTAAACAACGCAGGCGTCAGCTATAAATGCCGGGCCGAGGACTTTCCCATGGAGCAGTTTGATAATATCATGAATGTGAATGTCAAATATCTGTTCCAGATGAGTGTGATTTGCTACCCCTATCTGAAGAAAAGTGTGGACAAGGGCCGCATCATCAACATCACCAGCATGAGCGCCCATCTGGGCTTCAGCGAGGTGGTGCCGTACTGTGCCAGCAAGGGCGCTGTGCTGGCGATGACCCGCGCTCTGGCCGTGGAGTGGGCGCAGGACAACATCACCGTCAACAGCATTGCGCCGGGGTGGTTCCGCAGCAAAATGAACGAGCAGGTAGTGGACGCAGCCCGGGAGCAGAAAATTCTGAACCGGATGCCGCTGCACGCCTACGGTGACACCCGCGACTTGGGTAAGATGGCCGAGTTCCTGGTGGGCGATGGTGCCGCTTATATCACCGGACAGGATTTTGCCGTGGATGGCGGCGCACTGGCGTTCGGTTATTGA
- a CDS encoding YodL domain-containing protein: protein MQQKWDQNFDGEPMTDIPQKFLNAGCDVYMVMQLRHDEKILDERFASMRELHRRGKTPDPEHYEVTYYADLPAMWQDVPDNEVLEELFQMFNLSRPQDFEGHSLSVSDVIALKRNGEISVHYVDSIGFKELPGFLDKQPERPSVLMNLKEKCDAPECNPTVCRKVRAEHEL from the coding sequence ATGCAGCAAAAATGGGATCAGAATTTTGACGGTGAACCCATGACGGACATCCCGCAGAAGTTTCTGAACGCAGGGTGCGATGTTTATATGGTGATGCAGCTGCGGCATGACGAAAAAATCCTCGATGAAAGATTTGCTTCTATGCGGGAACTGCATCGTCGGGGCAAAACGCCAGACCCGGAGCATTATGAGGTCACCTACTATGCTGATTTGCCCGCCATGTGGCAGGATGTGCCGGACAACGAGGTTCTGGAAGAACTGTTTCAGATGTTCAACCTCTCCCGTCCGCAGGATTTTGAGGGGCACAGCCTGTCCGTCAGCGATGTGATCGCACTCAAACGCAATGGCGAGATATCTGTGCATTATGTGGACAGCATCGGCTTCAAGGAACTGCCGGGGTTTCTGGACAAGCAGCCGGAACGCCCTTCGGTGCTGATGAATCTCAAGGAAAAGTGCGATGCCCCGGAGTGCAATCCCACGGTATGCCGGAAAGTGAGGGCTGAACATGAACTTTAA
- a CDS encoding DUF6054 family protein — MAIFEKTIRNKNFDKLLRKLEQEIPDSSWSADLEAGSDFKEGDARCSVRVFERYSMMGGNRLSLTLTMFQNGDSPIRLSAITAGGSQAVFFKVNTLGEESFLDDVKCLLEEILEE, encoded by the coding sequence ATGGCAATCTTTGAAAAGACCATCCGAAACAAGAATTTTGACAAACTGCTTCGGAAGCTGGAACAGGAAATTCCGGACAGCAGTTGGTCGGCAGATTTAGAGGCAGGCAGTGATTTCAAAGAGGGCGATGCCCGGTGCAGTGTCCGTGTATTTGAGCGGTACAGCATGATGGGCGGCAACCGCCTGAGCCTGACGTTGACCATGTTCCAGAATGGGGACAGCCCCATCCGGCTGTCTGCCATCACCGCAGGAGGCAGTCAAGCGGTGTTCTTCAAGGTGAACACCCTCGGAGAAGAATCTTTTCTGGACGATGTGAAGTGCCTGCTGGAAGAAATTTTGGAGGAATAA